A window of Punica granatum isolate Tunisia-2019 chromosome 8, ASM765513v2, whole genome shotgun sequence genomic DNA:
TTGGGTCAAGGGGGACTTCAGATGAGTCCACGCCGCACTGACAAGGCTCTGGGCACCGGGTCAGCTGCGCTGGGGCTACCCATCGTCGGGGATCAAATGGGCAATCTCGTATGTAGCCCTTAAATGAGAAGTTAAACCAATAAACCATTAATCGTGATTATATCGTACTGGTCCCCCgatttaggattttttttttttgggtaaggtATTGATAATGGTGAAAAATCTCATGCGATCCGGCttctgagaaaaaaaatgcctACTAACTGTAAATCCAATTCCATTTTCTAGAACAGGTTCTACTCAAAACCAGATTATCCCCAACAAATCGAACAAAAGATTGCCAGAGCAACACTGTTTGGTTTAGGTTCTGCACATAACAACTAGGTATTATCATTGACTACAAATCATTTACATTGACTTCGTAGACTCGACAaccccaccaaaaaaaaaaaaaaaaacgaaagatTCTGCTAGAAAACAAATAGCTCAAATCAAGAGAATTACATTTGTAGTGAGTCAAAGAAACTTTTACAGCCAACGACCATTTCcataaaagaaagataaagTACCTGTATTTTACGAGAAGTCCCACGTTTGTGCAGGGTTGCATTCGAGACAGCCTCAGATCTCCGCCTTGATAACTGCCCCTCGTGCTTCTTGGGATACTTGAGAAAGAGGTGGCAACTTATCGTGTACTTAAGAACTGAGTCCCCAAGCAACTCCAAGCGCTCCATGGAAAATTTCTCGTTGCACCGAAGCGCCGTGATTGCTTCAAGAATCTAAGCATGGACCATCATAAATTTTAATCTTATCGAAATCACAGCGGAACTCAGGAAAGATACGATTGACAGAAAAGGACTACACTACACATACCAAAGAGCTCGAGATATAGAAGTCGTTAGCCTGACAATTAATCTCTCCTCTGAGCTGACTCGCCAACATGAGGGATTCGAGTCGGTGCATAAGAGACGGCAGCAAGTAACAAGTCCGCAGAACAGTGATCGGTACATCCAGAGTGTGTAAAAGTTCAGGCGGCATAAAAGCATGGTCCACTGGCTTTTTAATAACTGGACCACCTTCGGATATCTTAGCAACTGTTCATAAGCCCAAgaaaatcaaggatacaactGGTGCAAATGGCTTCTCTGACATTTATGCAGAAACTGCAACCACCAGTACTAAAAGAAATACTGACTTccaattaaattgaaaaaaccaTGTGTGTGAAATCATTGTCTAATTGAACAGACAGACAAGCTTGAAAAGGAAACCTACCCACGTCATGGAAATCCACCAGAAGGTTGTGCGGGTTATGGCTGTGCTTCAACCGTAATAACTGCTGCTTAGGATATCTTAACACGATACCATACCTAATGATAataagcaaaaataaaatttatttccaAAGTAAATCCTCTGGGGGTTAACTTACTAGACACAGAAAGAAGGATCGCCtgtaaaaagttaaaaaaagacACCTACTTTTTATAGAAGTAATCAGCATGACTCGTAAAAGACGGCTTTTTGGAGCCTTTACTCTCCTCAAAAGGGCTCTCAGCATTCATCTCCTGAATCACTTGAAGGACTGAGTAGATCCTTCCCGTGTGTATCGCCACAACTACCATATCCTTAAGGCTGTTGGAATCAAACAAGCCATTTGCAAAGTGGAGTTTTGTCTCATCAGGCTCTGTCTCTCCATCTACATCGCTCTTATCAGAGTATGCCTTTAGTATCTCATCTTTAGTACGTGTGCCCAACGAATGGTGCTTCAAGAACTCAACAACAGAGGTACAGGAGTTTATGGCTTGCCAGTTTATTTTCCATGGATCATCACCCTGAACCTCTGCAGTGTTGATGGGAAGTAGCAGGTACATGTATGAAGGGCTCCATAGTGATTCGGTTCCATTTTGCAGAACAAACTGTCGTGGCTTTTTGGTTGACTTGGGGCCAACAAACAACCTACCGAACATACCGTTGAAGAAAAATTCCTGAAAGCGTTTGGCTTTCATCATCTGTACGGacatgaaagaaaagaagaaaaaaaatgtgtatATTATCCTCATCAAAGAGTTAATTATTTGTAATCATCAAGGAAGTAATTTATTCTATTTGATTGCATGTCTGTATGCATGGGAAGAATGAAGATTGGGCTCATAAGGTAGCTCAAAcacaaaaattgacaaaaaaaaagaaagcagaTAACGGAGTGGacggaaaaggaaaaagaaagggagcATAGTTCAACACCTGTTGTGGATCCAAGTGCACTGGCCCACATGAACAAACAGAAGACTTCACCATCTTCGAAAGTAAGTAAAGATCCACTTCGATATTACCGACATCATCGTCAAGTTTTGACTCGAGCAGGAGAATAAATCCAGAATAAACTACATCTACTGGGCTGCATGAGAAGTCAAACTTATAGGCTTGAAAAGAAGCACCATCAGTTTTTTCTCTCCATGTTCCTGATAGAGCACATATAGTTGTCGTTCCGTGAAGTTCTTTCCTTTTCGTCGTCCCTTCAAAATTCAAGATTTTTCAAgaccgagaaaaaaaaaatcaattgagACTCAGACTATAAAGAACCTAAGGGAAAAGCCAAGGCATGAAAGCACACGTACAAAGATGAAACGCTGTGTATAAAACTGTATTATGtattccattccattcatttttaTCCCAAACACGCTTCCACCCTTGAGGCTCCTCACCCCATGTTTACCACAGCCCAACTAGAAAACGGGTTCCTAGTAGAATAAACTCGATACTTACAACCATGGTTGTCATGATATCAACCTGGCTCCTAGGATCTTACGATCCATGGGCAAGCTTCGATCCCGATTCTAGTATGAGGATCTAAATTGTAGGATCTTAGAGGGATCTTAAGCCGACTCCTATGATCCTACGATCCTACACTttgcaaaaattttaaaaaattgacctAACTCATGCATGTTAGCCGATATGTCAAGTCCATTGAGCAGCCAAGTCATTTTTTAAAGTGATTTGCCTCTCTTTCTTCATTAGTTGTTTGTTACTTCCATTCGATAATGTCATTTATCAACTGTGAGCTGCTTTTTGGTATCTCGTGAATGATACCTTGTGTTTTTCTCTGAGTTGTTGTTAGCGAATGGTCTTTTCAGAATTTGAAATCATATTATGTTTTATGATAGATAAGAAATGTAATGGTAAATAGAATAAatttatacttatatatatatatatatattttaattataggtaGGATATTATGATTCTCGATCCGATCCTACGATCCTCGATCTCATGAACCCCTTCTGATCCTAGGCAGGATCCTGGCATCCTTGCTTACAACCAAATATCAAAGAAATTGCCcttaaaagttcaaattaCCTGCACCCGGAGCGAATTCTTTGCTTTTCGGAAGGAGATTCTTTACCGGGGACACTTCTACCAATGGTATAAGGTGGTCGTCCAGAGCATCCATTTGGTGCAGCTTCTTACAAGCTTCCAAGCAGACTCGCTGCTTTGCTGAGTGAGAACTCCTGCTCAAGGGACCGACTATTGTTTGAAAGGCTGCATTAGGAGGTAGAGTCAGAGTGCACTGACAACACCCCTCAGAAGACGTGAACTGGAACTCTGGCTTTGGCAAGAAGTACCTACAATGCTtgtttttgttaattattgcAAAAGAACTAATACGACAACTGAAATGTGCACATTAAAAGATAGAAAGGGTCAATTTTAATTTGCTCCAAGAAGTGTGCCTAATTCAGCTTTAGCCCCCTTTGTTTCGGTTCTCTCTATTAGCAATCTCAAGACAATATCTTCAAATTTGTCAAAATCAGAACATGTCAATACGTAAATCCACAATTAAATAAGTGGATCCTTGATCtctattattaaattatagagAAAGGAAGATAAACTTCCCCCTTTGTCCTCCATCATGCTAAGAGAATCTGGTCTCGTAAATCATTTTGAAGGAGCTAGCAATTTGGTTGACGTCAAGACTACGGCCAAACTAAAACGAACAAACTGAAATCAACCTAATAGAAATAGAAAGTTTAAAAAACCTGGAATCCATACTTATCACGAGGGAGCTTCTCGCAGTATCGATAAATGAGACTAATACTCGAATCTGTGCTAACTGAAGCTCCAGTAGCATCAACAACATACGTATCCTTTTCCTCCTCGAAAGTGCATGCTTTCGATGTGTACATGCAGGGGTCTCTATTTAGTGCTGTATCATTCATGGAATACTCGCTCCTGATGATATCAAACAATTGGTCCCTCTGCTTCACATTTCCCCTGTAAATACATGCAGAACAGACATAAGCAAGACTAAGGAGagacaatgaaatatatattgttctttatcataaaataaattcCTCTTTACCTCTCAACCATCATGATATATTGTGAATTATCTTGCCGCGCCCGTCCACGTGACTGGATATAACTACGGACTGACTTTGGAAGATCCAAGCGTATCACATAGGAGCACATGGGCACATCAAGCCCCTCCTCAACTACATCAGTTGCAAATAATAGGTTGACCTGAATACAAACAAAATGTTTATCACACTCAAGCACCTTCTGTAGTAAAAGGAAGATCTTAACCGGAACTCTTTTCATACTTCAAGAAAATGGAGACCAACAGAGAAAAAAAGGTCTTCAAGTTCTTTAGGACCGTATTGGGCATAAACAGATGAAGAAAGATACCTTCCCAGAGCGAAAAGTTTTCAAGACTTCCTTTTGCTCTTTGGGTGCCAGGGAATCAAATGACGTACTGGTCCCAGTCAAATACCGAGCAGTGAAATGAGACAACGCCTCCACTTTATTCATAAATCGATCAATTACTTTcgctgtaatttttttctcaacaaATATAAGGCAAAGAACTTGTTCGGCTTCTCTGCAGCCACATAAGAGAATTATAGAGTTATGCAGCTGACACgaaattgaacaaaaattgaaaattctctAGGGAAATACCCGAATGACTGAAATATCAGAAGAAGTTCATGCAACTTCGGGGATATGTGAcccaactttactgcttccagaTAGTCTGAAATAAGCTCCGGAGAATTCTTGTTGCCTGCTTGtagataacaataaataaatgtaaagcAGAAATCCTACTACAGCATATTAGATAACTTGGGCAGTTCAAAAAAGACTCAAGACCAAAGACTGGCTCCCGATACCAAATAATATTTACGAAGAACACTTTGGGAAATAACAAGAAGATAATCGATCGCGAAATCTTCTCAGAATGACGAACATAGGCAAAGGAAATAACAATAGACTGTACCAATGTGCAAGGAGTCTCCTATTATGTTCAGGACTTCTTCTAAGTACAATTTACGCTGTAAAGAACTCTCTCTGCAAATTCCATTTTCCTGGGCATTGGGGGCATTCTCCAGATAGTATTTTACCGCCTGCAGCGAATTGTGGCAACATCAGATGCTTTATCTCATCGGgatgaaaaagtgaaaaaaaaaaatagaaatgagGGGGAAGAGCCTTGGAAATTATCTGCTAATCTTGGCAAACAGCAGACCTGTTATCAGCTCGGTTCATTCACGACAAAGAACGAACCATACCTCATAAGCACAAATCAGACCGAGATCATTGAGACAGAACATGATCTTTGCGTGCTCACAGGACAGTCGTTTCCTGAGTGTCTTAAGTTTCTCTTCCATGTCCTTGTAATGGCTTTCCCCTGAATCTAGCATCCTCAACAATGAAACATCGTACTGCCAATTCACAGGAACAGCAGAAGCTCACAATACCGAACTAAAAGCATAGATGATTTCTCTcaaatttgttttttaatcTCATGCAATTAGCAATATGCAAGGGTATATAATGCATGTCCAAAATCACGCTTGGCCCTAGGTCCTTTTGGATCCagattattaagaaaaataatctgTCAATATAAACAACATTGAATACCTTGGAAAATACAGCTTCCATTTTCTCCTTCAAATCACTGCTCAGAGACTCAAATATGTCATAAAACCTACAAGTTTCCTTCGCAGAGGGAACATATGTTTCCATCTCAGCTCTGTCCTCAACAGTGTATACCTGCACCAGTAAGCAAGTTTGAGCCAAGATTCATTGCCATATATTACCAAGTTCTTGGAGTACAAATATCTCCATACCTGAGAATCCAAGACGTTTTCAAGTTCTGCCATCTGACCTTCACACCTTGCCGCTGAGGATGCACCtaaaacacacacacatggTTGAAGCAAGCAATCTCGAGCCCATGGTAGCCCATAATAATTGACTTGCACAAACATCTTACCTTTAGAAACAACAGGTGAGGCTGTCATCCCAAAAATCTTTGGATTGTTAGAAGATTTGCAGTAAAATTCctaaaatagaaagaaaacaaaagatagTATCTAGTCACACCCGCTTCCCAAATATCAAATAGTATATATactcaattttcaaaatataaaagtttacTTTAGGAGCAAATTTTCAAACCTTCATTATTCTCACATAAGGATGGTTCCCTGTAGCTCGGTGGCACTCATCGAGTATTAGCAAGCAGAGCTCTTCAAGACTCAGGAATGCTTTTCTCAAGGTATCTAATAAGATCTGCGGTGTCATCACCAGCACCTAAAGAATGGAAGCAAACTTATTAGCATTCAGTTTACTTTGTTTGGTCTTCTGTCTAATTGCTTGTGCAGTAAAATTAGTTTAACGAAAGAAATTGAGAGGATACAAAGAacgagaaaacaaaagaaataaactaaTAGTCCTCCTCTTTGAATATTCTTGCTCTTATCAAGACCACAGACAAGTCGTGAATTCTAAGCCATTGAGAATGAGAAAAGAGGCAAACTCACATCATGCTCGTTGAATTCCTTCTTCCAACTTGCTGCATTCCATTCATCAATTCCCTTTGCTCCAAAGTATTCACCCACTCGAAGATTGGTATAGTCCCTTATAACAGCAAATTGCTGCCCAAAACACAAAGGCACAGCAATCAATCATTCCTGTTGCATGATGTTAACGACAAGATGCAGCAAGAAAGACTACCCAAGATATATGTAGAGAAACATTTTCAGGTGCCAATAAAAGTTTGAAATGTCTTCATAATGAGAGGGACAATGttttaaataaaaaggtgAAATGTAGTTGCGCGAATGGACTAAAAAGATGGTGAGTTATACTTAAgcaaatgaattaaaaaatgattatcACTTTGGATATACAAGAACATCTTCTCCACGTCTTCATAATGTGTGATCATGACTTATCGGGAAACATCATTTGTTATGGCATATAATTATCTTTACACAATACTAATTTGATAAAAAGTTACAAAAGAGAGCAATTTTGTAACAATATCACACAAAATCGATCTCCTCTATAACTTTTTATCTGTTATTATTGTATAAAAATAACTATATGCCATAGCAAATGATGTCTCCCGATAAGTCTCCCCACAGAATGTGTTATTCAGAggaattcattttttaaattcaccCCTGCATTCTTTTATAACCAAGTGATAATGTGTGATTATCACTTATTGGGAGTCATCATTTGCTATgtcatataattatatttatacaaTAGTACCTGACAAAAAGTTACAAAAGAGAGCGATTTTCTACAATATCACACAAAATCGATCTCTTTTGTAACTTTTTATCGATTACTATTGTATAAAGATAACTATATGCAATAGAAAATGATGTCTCCGGATAAGTCTCCCCCAAAAAAGACAACTCAGAACGTGTTATACCAAAGAATTCATTTTTAATTCACCCTTGCATTATTTTGTCTCAATCCTTCTGTAGTTGGGGAACTTGTCTTAGAGCAATCTAAATTTTTAACACCATCCAAATTGTCGACAGAAATAGACAACACGGACGTCACAAAGGAGGGGAAAACAGGTAGTTAGCCCATCGCGACTGTACTGCCTGGAAAGCTGAGGCTATTGTCCTCAACTCTGTCAGGATTCATGCATACTCCGTATTGCTCGTGCTTTTGGGACCAAGATTGGAGGGATTCAAGCCTTAGATTTCCAGTCAGGCAGGAGGAGCtaattttcccatttttcccGACTCTGTGATGCTCAAGTGATCTATTTCAGTAGACAATTTCGATTTTTCATGGTGTTAGGATCGTGGCAATACATAGATAGACTACAAAACTGGTAGAAAGAAAAACTAGACTGCTGAACAAAGTTTTATGATCAAAGTAAACGTCCATAATTCGGACGTCATAAAATTGACAGAGCTTGCCTGATTCACGAGATTAACGGTGGGAGCCAAGAAAATGATCAACTTTCCGTCACCAGAAGTCTTCATGGCGTCTCCAAATTGCCTGATTAACATCACAGCGATCATCGTCTTCCCGGTGCCAGTTTCCAGCACAGCTATTGTGTTCCTCCTCAAAGCAACCTCATAGACTTCCTGTTGATACCTGTATCAAGGGAACCCATAAATCTCCAAGAACTGGGAAAATCTCAATAATGGAGCCAAAAGATTTCTTCGAAACGATCAAAGGGTCAGAAACCCACAAATCACATACTATCAAAATCCATGACCTTTCACTCATATTCGTGCAGAAATCAAACCTCAACCACTCAGAAACATTGTCATATATCACTTTATGCCAGTGGGATGTCAATCTTTAAATAAAGAAGCACATTGGTTCATCAACAGACACATCAATGTCCCAAAATGCTCTGCATTGCAACTATCATCCCAATACTTCTCAGTCACAACCCAATGTTCAGTAACCCACTGGAAAGTCATCAAAAAGACAACTTGGGAAGGACCCGAGAAACAAGAAGAAGGCGAAGAACACAAACCGTCTGGGGGTGAAATGAACAGAGTGATCAGCGGCGGCGGCGAAGGAACTGGCTTCTGGGTTCGACGAGTTCATCTCCTCGAAGCTCCTCTTCAGAGGATTCTTCACGATACCCACCGACCCCATCACCGAAACTTACAATGcggcccctctctctctctctctctctctctctctctctctctctgtggcTCTATCTGCGTGAGTGAAGCAGCGCAAGAAGCGTGAGTTCTTGGGGAGAATCTGTTCGTTGATCAACGCGGAAACGGTTGGTCGCCGTGAATTTTGGGGATTTTCAATAGAGCTGAGCTCGCTTGCATGCGAGtggagctgctgctgctgccgctGCCGCTGCTGCTGCCATTAACGATCTTGCTTGCAGTATTTTTTCGCTCTTATTATAAAGAGgattccttttcttcttttcggggaattaaattaaatttagttaccaaattagaaaataaattttcacctGCCTTTTATATTCTTAGAAAAAATGATACAAACATCCCCTAAACTTTGCCCGGAATCACAAAGACATCTCTGAACTTCTCCCGTACCATCATACGGGACCAGTCACTTGACCAAACCGGATCGACTCAACTGATTACGTGGTGACACAACTTCGAACTCAATCATGTGTTGTCCACGCAGTATGTTCCAAAGAGGTAATAAAGCCAGCTGCCTGTATAGTATGCGTTTtgagttattttttttctattttgagATGGCACGACGTATTTTCTTGACAAAAATAGTTTAAGTCCACTTGCGATTATAACCATTGTGCGAACCCCAAATTTGCTAGCAAGACATAGACATTCACGATATACGTATGGTCCTTGAACATTGACTaggaatttcaatttttttccaatcagGAATATAGGATAAATTCATATTTGATGCACTTGGCCTAATGAGAAGAACAATtccaatatctctttttcttgagAAATTATTGCCGGGCTTTTCCATATTAAGAACTGCACCATCTGCCGAAAGAGGTAAAACTGTGGGGCTAATTAGGACTGTCATCAGAATGAAGGGGCCAAATTGAAAATCTAGTTCGGAGCTATGCACTTGGTCCGCCCGGGGAGCTCCGGTTTGTGAAGAGGCGGCGACGCAAGCAGGTCGCGTGGGGAGCACGTCCCACCCCGTTGGCTCTGAGCAGACGTGTGGCCGATGCGCACGAGCCTTAGCGCGTGGACGTGGGGAGAACCTTTTGTCGTCTCTCGCCGCTCGAATGTCCCCTCGGTTTTGTAGAGCTCTGACTGGCTGGGATAAGTATATGTGTGGAGTCTTTGGACGTTTGGAGTTTAGACTGTGTGGAGcccattaaaaataaataaatataaaatataggataaaaaataaagcacaataaaaatatatatacatgtatgtaataagaaagagagataatttttattatttatttaattttgttatatGATGTAGAaaggtaaaaaagaaaaaataatttgtatctaatctctattactTATACCGAGAACCGTGCtgtaactttttattttcaaaaaaagcccttaaaaaaatatttgtaattaaTAACAATTATCAGATTATGGTTAGGATAATAATTTTACgcataaaagttaaaaattatcCGGATTTTACTTCACACTCCTCTGTTTTATCTTTAAACAGATTTTTTCTTCGTgctccctttttatttttctatctgattttgtttttctgggtggactctttctttttgttttgaatcttatatttttttacctCAATATATTTAGTTAATAATTAACtttctttataaaattgaCAGAATTGAAAATCTCTCAATTTGAAGTatcaaaaattatttaagagtaattcttattttttcaatatatttttctcaatttgtaaatttttcgCATGTACCACGAAAATGCTCTAGTTATTTTGTAAATGAGTATCTTCATCTTTTTATATTAACCATTTCTATTTAACCaactttcaaaaattttctgtatttttattttcgttaACCAAAtggatataattttatattccctatcaatttatatctttttattaaatatattgtcTATTACATTCTTGTCTATTACACTCTAGCGAGTATATATTCTAATAgatattatctaatctataTTATTAGATATGACATAAGTAATAACTGTTGTATCCATTGTTTGTGGAATATTCGAATCATCATTGTatgtcaaaataataataataataaaaaagaaaatgatatgtaCACACATAATCACCATTACATGCGTGATTGTCTGTATTAATTGAACACTAGTGTGTAGTATCCGGGGATGCTGCaggtcaaaaaaaaaatttggattgTTTAATTTATCATAATAGTTTGTATAATGACCAATATAGAGTTAAGTGAAACCAATAATAAAACTCCTCATACATAAGAATTATGAACGTTCGATTGATAGTAAATAATccagattttttaaaaattgtactaaaaaatatttcataaggtatataaaatattttttctcactaatttaatttaaattttcaatgatTCTAATCAGAAAACCATGATTGTAATATAATAGGGCTTAATTAGTCTCCTAATTTTAAATTGACGAACTTTACTTGCAGTAACTGTTCCATATTCATGGAAACCATCTCGCCATCATTGCCGAGTCGCGAGAATTAATCTCAGTCAAAAGATTGGTGTAAAATTGCATCATCGACAAAAAGAACATATTTAAGgtcacaaataaaaagagattACTTATATTGgtgatatattgaaataaGCTTTTCACCTACGTATGTTGGTTTAGCTCATTTGGTACTTGTGCTTGGGGAGAGATGTTTATTTCTTAGTGGACTGATCTTGCTCGAATCTAGATTAATTGAATTAGCACCTAGGTGCGTTGGTTTTAGGTGATTTGATATTTGTGATCGGAGAGAGTGAGCTTGATCCCTTAGTAGACCCTGCTCAAACTTAGAGATTAATCAAAATCCATTAGACTTTCGGATATCAAGCGATATTCCTCGAAAAAATTTATACAATTACattaaatcaataaaaaaaaaagaaagaaagagggtGGGGTCGCCACGGGTAGGGAAACTCATACTACTCTCCCGCTCAGgtagatgattttttttcaataaattataataatttttaattttcatacgGTATAAAAATGAACATTTCTCCAAGTTAATAttagtttaaatttttaacataTCTAATTAGAAAATCAAGGTCACAATATAGTAGGACTAAACTTACTAATGTTAAATGGACGAAATTTACATGAAGTTAGGGTTTGAAATTTGTTAAAACCATCATGTGGTCATAGTCATACTCAAGCGAAAATTAGTTTTAGTTAGTAGGCTGATATAAccttatttttcataaaaaaaagataaggaCATTTCTAatatcacaaataaaaagaagttACTTAAATTAGTGGCAAATTGAAATAGATTTTTCACTAATATGAGTTGATGTTAGGTAATTCGGCACTCGTTTCACTTTAGTAAAATCTTATATTCAAGTCTTGTGATTTAAATTCATAATCGGGTGAGTTTTATCATTTAGTGAACTAACTCCATGCATACCTACCTAGATTTAATCGGATCCGCTGGACTTCCGAATATAAGGTGGTGCACATCAAAAAAGAGTTGGTATaattaaacattaattaagaaattaaaaaaaatgaaataagaaaattcaaaagaaagaaagagacgGGTGGATCCCTTGCAAGTAGGGAAAATCACCCTACTCTCCCTAATAAAGGGATGGACCAGTTTTCATTGTTTAAGATGTTTAcgctccgtttggattcaaagaatcctgattttaactttaactttaactttaactcaacacactacacaacaaaaatacacatttaacaatttaaaaattttaactttaactttaactcaacacactacacaacaaaaacacacatttcccaagtcaaatttataatcatatctcatttgtcatttttcacaatcaaaatcaaaatcaaaatcaaagtaactttaactctgaatccaaacagcCCCTTAGATTTTATGGAGATGTAAAAcaaatttatcattaatttttataaaacaaaTTTAACA
This region includes:
- the LOC116187816 gene encoding endoribonuclease Dicer homolog 3a isoform X4 — translated: MGSVGIVKNPLKRSFEEMNSSNPEASSFAAAADHSVHFTPRRYQQEVYEVALRRNTIAVLETGTGKTMIAVMLIRQFGDAMKTSGDGKLIIFLAPTVNLVNQQFAVIRDYTNLRVGEYFGAKGIDEWNAASWKKEFNEHDVLVMTPQILLDTLRKAFLSLEELCLLILDECHRATGNHPYVRIMKEFYCKSSNNPKIFGMTASPVVSKGASSAARCEGQMAELENVLDSQVYTVEDRAEMETYVPSAKETCRFYDIFESLSSDLKEKMEAVFSKYDVSLLRMLDSGESHYKDMEEKLKTLRKRLSCEHAKIMFCLNDLGLICAYEAVKYYLENAPNAQENGICRESSLQRKLYLEEVLNIIGDSLHIGNKNSPELISDYLEAVKLGHISPKLHELLLIFQSFGEAEQVLCLIFVEKKITAKVIDRFMNKVEALSHFTARYLTGTSTSFDSLAPKEQKEVLKTFRSGKVNLLFATDVVEEGLDVPMCSYVIRLDLPKSVRSYIQSRGRARQDNSQYIMMVERGNVKQRDQLFDIIRSEYSMNDTALNRDPCMYTSKACTFEEEKDTYVVDATGASVSTDSSISLIYRYCEKLPRDKYFLPKPEFQFTSSEGCCQCTLTLPPNAAFQTIVGPLSRSSHSAKQRVCLEACKKLHQMDALDDHLIPLVEVSPVKNLLPKSKEFAPGAGTTKRKELHGTTTICALSGTWREKTDGASFQAYKFDFSCSPVDVVYSGFILLLESKLDDDVGNIEVDLYLLSKMVKSSVCSCGPVHLDPQQMMKAKRFQEFFFNGMFGRLFVGPKSTKKPRQFVLQNGTESLWSPSYMYLLLPINTAEVQGDDPWKINWQAINSCTSVVEFLKHHSLGTRTKDEILKAYSDKSDVDGETEPDETKLHFANGLFDSNSLKDMVVVAIHTGRIYSVLQVIQEMNAESPFEESKGSKKPSFTSHADYFYKKYGIVLRYPKQQLLRLKHSHNPHNLLVDFHDVVAKISEGGPVIKKPVDHAFMPPELLHTLDVPITVLRTCYLLPSLMHRLESLMLASQLRGEINCQANDFYISSSLILEAITALRCNEKFSMERLELLGDSVLKYTISCHLFLKYPKKHEGQLSRRRSEAVSNATLHKRGTSRKIQGYIRDCPFDPRRWVAPAQLTRCPEPCQCGVDSSEVPLDPKFQTVNPKIKLGKLCDQGHRWLISKTISDCLEALIGAYYVAGGLVGALHLMKWFGMEVELDPSSVVEAINSASLHSSVPKTANEIAALESKIGYEFFVKGLLLEAITHPSCQEEGLGYCYQRLEFLGDSVLDILITWHLYQSHTNVDPGELTDLRSASVNNESFAQTAVKHNLEVHLQQSSSLLLTQIKEYVDLCRGTDDDTRLLQGSKGPKALGDMVESIAGAILIDTKLNLDEVWRIFKPLLSPIVTPDKLELPPLRELNELCDHLGYFIKEKCVTKEEIVHAEISLQLKDDLLIGQGNDRSRKEARGKAALRVLKKLEDKGIMCSRVLRKRKEGSDHADEAIDLKSAAGVNGERMEEWSRDPADSTKRRKIESRPSGVVGPIDMKKGGPRTTLYQLCKKQQWPMPEFETDEEKFRTAVEFDDGAEKRKGFSSFKSRISLYIPNHGSIECSGDARADKKSSYDSAALAILHELEKQGRIIISE